The DNA sequence GATAGACCTCCCGGATGCAGACGGTATCGGCGAAATTCTGATCGATGGAGCTCTGCGGATGGAGGGCTATATCGATCCGGCGACACGCAACGTCATTACACTGCAAGGTCCTTTGCGGACAGGCGACCTCGGACGTATCGACGCTGACGGCCATCTGATTCTCAAGGGTCGCTTGTCATCGAGCATGCTTACGCCGTCCGGTCATCGGATCTATCCGGAAGAGATCGAGGCGTTGCTGCGCACTGTCGACGGCGTGGATGAAGCTGTGCTTGTTGGACTTCCAACCGGTGACAGGCTCTCGCTGCGGCCCGTGGCCTGTATCCACGGCGATCTGGCGCGCCGAAGCGCCGACACTGTCCGGCAAACCCTGCGCCTGAAACTCGAGAAAGCGCTCGGTCGAGAGAAATGGCCTGACTACATTTTCGCCAGCGCTTCCCCGTTTCCCAAGAACGCCAACGAGAAAATCTTGAAGACCGAGGTCGTGCGTCTGGCATCCACGACCGAATTGATCGCCCTGCACATCAGCCGCTTCGAGGAGATGACCTTACCATGACACTTGTTCTCTCACACTCAGTCCTTTGCAAGGCCGAACCCTGGCAGGTGTTTTCAATCATCGCTAAACCAGAAGACTGGCCGACGCTGTTCGAGCCTTGCCTTGCTGTCGATGTCGTCGAGCGCGCGAACGGTATCGAGCGCATTTGCGTCACGGCCAAGGTAAACGGTGAGCCTCGCACCTGGCAGTCGCGCAGGGTCGTCGATCATGCAGAGCTCAAGATCGACGCAGAGATGATCGCTCCGCTCACATTGGTGGCAGCCATGCGCACACGTTGGCGGATCTATGGAGTCGGTGATCGGGAGACCCTTCTGGTTCTTGAACACGACTGTGATCTCGCAACCCGGGTTGATGGGCTTGTCGCAGGTGTCGAAACACCCGCGGAAGCCGAGAACTGGATCAGAACCGCGATTGATACGAATTCCGCGACCGAACTGGAAAACATCCGGCAACATGCTGAAGGTTCTGCCGGATCAACGCCAGGTGGTGACGGCCTCTACCGAACGAGCCATATGGCGATTTGCGATGCGCCAGCTGATCTTGTCTTTCCCTTTGTTTCCGACCCCTCGCAGTGGCCGCGCCTGTTCAAAGCCTGCCTGTCGGTCGAAATTCTTCCGTCCGACAACAAGTGGCAGATTGCGAAGATCCACGCCGATCAGGAAGGACGGGCGGTGAGCTGGACAACCCGGCGCCGGGTCGATGTTGAGGCGTTGGTCGTCGACTACGAACTCCTTGATCCGATGCCTTATACCGCGGCAATGAGCGGACGTTGGCGCGTCGTACCGCTTGGGCCAGAGCGGTGTCTCCTCGCAGTCGATCGGGCCTGGTCGATCGCTGATCCCGTCGCGCCTCTGCGCGGCGACATCACCAGCATCGAGGACGCGGCTGCCTTCATCGCCCGGTTCGTCGAGACCAATGCGAAGCGCGAGATGGAGGTGATCGCCGCTTTAGCTGGCGACCACACGGCTGGGACGTTGTTCATCGAGACCGAGATTGATGTCGAAGCCAGCGCCGACGAAATCTATCATGCGTTGGCAAACGCCGCGGCCTGGCCGAGCTTCGCGCCACATTGCCGATCCCTCAACGTCGTTTATGACGACGGTGTTTATCAGGAGCTGCTGTTCGAGATCGAGACACCAACAGGCGCGCCCGAGGTGTTTCGTTCCTTCCGGGTCTGTGACCGCGTCAACCGGCGGATTTCCTTTGTCCAGGTGGAGCCGCCGCGTACGCTTGAACGGCAACATGGCGGCTGGAGTGTTGAAGCAACGCCAACCGGATCGCAGGTCACGTGCCGCCATTATGCGACACCCCAACGATCTGTTCTCGCCGAGGTCACCGGAGAAACCACCGAAAGCGGACAAGACGAGGCGATGCGCAAAATGATCGAGGCCAACAGCAGGGCGATTGTCACGGCTTGTGCTGCGCAAATTCAAGCACGCCGCAAAGAGCAAGCGGCATGAACACGCGCGTCCGGCCACCCCGGATCTCGTCAACAATTCTTGACCGAGTCGGCTATTTCTTGCCTCGATTGCTGTTTGCCAACGCCCGGATTGCACCGCAACTCCACTGGGGCGACATCACACGCGCGCTGGATGGTTTTGCGCCCGACCTGGTTGATCCAGCGTCCGCAGCGTTCTGGAACGAATGGCGGCGGCGCTTCAGCGCTGTGGGCGAAAGCTACGAGACGCTCGCCGACACGAGCACGTGTGGCGCCGGCCGTGCAGCCGCTTTGCGCTCCGCCTCCGCAGCCTATCATTTCGCCGAGTTCATGTTTTTCGAGGACGCCGCGATCAAGACCACCCTCCGGCTGGCCGTGCGCCGTTGCTTCACGGCGGCGATGGCAAACTCCCAGACACCTTTCGAAAGTTGGATCGTGAAAGCCGGTGGGGATGAGGTTCAGGTCTTTCTCTTCCTGCCGCAGGAAAGTCGTCAAAGTGCCAAGCTGCCCTGTGTGTTGCTGAGCAATGGTCTCGATTCGATGACCGAAATCGAGATTCTTTCGATTGGCGAGCACCTTCTGGACCGGGGAATCGCGATCCTCCTTTTCGAAGGCCCAGGCCAAGGGCTCGACCTCGGTATTCGCCCGCTGCGCATCGATATGGAGGCGGTCGTCGCCGATCTCGTCAGTAAGCTGGACAACAGCTTTGACATGGACCGGATTGGTTTTTTCGGTGTTAGTTTCGGCGGCTATTTCGCGCTGCGCATGGCCGAGACGCTACCCAAGACTTTTCGCGCTATTGTCAACCTGTCCGGAGGACCGGCAATCGCACCTTTCTCGGGCTTGCCACGACGGTTGAAGCAGGATTTTGCCTTCGCGTTCGGCTCCCATGACGTCCACGACCTTCAGTCCCGCTTCGACGATCTTCAACTGTCCGGAGGGAGAGTGGCAAATGGGCCCAACGTCCTGTCGATCCACGGCCGTCTGGATGACATATTCCCTGTCGACGCGCTCGAGACCTATGCAAGCGCCCAGGGCGATCGCCATGAGCTTCGTATTTTCGAGGCCGAAGCCCATGTCTGCATGAACCACCTTCACCCCAATCTGATACGCGCTTCTAACTGGATGGTGCAGACGCTCGATCCAAAGGGGATGATTGGCAGATGAAATTGCGCCTCGCTATTAAAGTGTCGCAATCCTCAACCCTTCCCACTACCAATGTTAGTAGTTCCATTTTTATTCCCTTTAAAGTAGTAGTAGCTTCATCAGAACAGGCTCTTTTCGAAGCCTGACTGATGGCAAGGGCATTGATTTACAGGCGTCTTAAAGAAGTAGGCGCCCCGGTTTGCCAGGCACGGAAATGTCCGTTGCAGGTTGGCGAAGCCTCCGCCGCCCAAGGGCATACCGATGTGGCGGTGACCCAATAACCAAGGAGTTTAATGCAGTTAGAACGCAAACGACACAGGCCACACAAATCGCGGTGCGCGATTTTTGCAAAGGAAAGCGAGGTTGCTATGCACAGAACGAGCTTTTTGGCCGGCATTCGCGCGGCTAACGATCCTGCAGAGTTACGAAAGGTGATTGCCGATGTCGGTACAGCCTTTGGTTTTGATGACTTCGCCTATGCAAGTTGGCCGTCCAACTGGCGCAACTACAGCACACCTGACACGATCAGCAGTTGCCACAACTCATCGACGTTCCGCTTTGAAGAGTGCGTCGCCGCAAGCGCGGATGACGGTTTCGTCGCCGAGGCCATGGACACGATCCTTCCCATACTCTGGAACTACAAGACAGATCGGCACCGCGGCCCGCTGACAAAAGAATTCTCGCGACAAGGCTTTCGCGAGGTCTGGGCAAAAAGTGAGCGGGATTCACACAACAATCGCGGCCTTGTCTGCTTTCTTCGGTCCCGAACCGCACTTGACCGCCCCGAAATGCTGCATGAGGAGGAACTCGTCTGGATGAGTTATCTCATTCACCTCCATGGCGGTGAAATATTCGCGCCAAAACGGCAGGCAAATCTCACAAAGGAACTCTCGGCGCGGGAACGCGAGGTCCTGCGCTGGACGGCTGAGGGCAAGACCTCCGAAGAGATATCATCCATCCTCGCAATCTCAAAAAACACCGTGAACTTTCACGTCAAGAATGCCGCTCAGAAGTTGGGTTGCGTCAACAAGACAGCTTCTGTCGTCACGGCCATGACACTCGGTCTGCTTTGACCCGGGGACTGTGGGCAGGGCGTCAGGCGCCCAACCGAAATGTTGGATTGATACTTGTCGGCATCGAATGGATTGAGGCCGACAAGTTTTTCCAAAGATTGGAGTTTGCGGACGGTTCAGTATCCAGGATGCAAGGCGAATAGACTAATCGCGCCGACGAGGAACGCGCGTTTCTCTCCCGGATTCGGACCAACCGCCACAAGGGCACCTCACTTGTTCAAACGCCTTGAACCGCGTGTTCGCACGGCGATCTGAGTAAGAGAAACAGTGCGATCAAGACAGGGTTGTCTTGATGAAAACAGTCCAATGATGAGAGAAAAAGGAGTTTATGATATGAGTTCGTCTTCAAAGACAGTCAGGTTTGTGGCATCGCACACAAACACATTTGAGGCCTCCTCCAGCGATGTCTGGGCGGTCTGGTCTGACGTGAGCAAATGGCATGCCCTGGACGCAGGAAACGGCAAGGCCACCATCCAGGGCCCCTTCGCCCCCGGATCCGTCGTGACCTTGGGGCTCAAGGGCGGCGATTCCGTCGAAGTCGTCCTTACCAGTGTGCAGGAGAACGAAGAGTTCACCGATGAGACCACCTTACCGTCCGGGGTTGTCCGAACCAGGCACAGCATGGAACAGAACGGCAAGAACCTCATCCTCACTTACGCCGTTGAGGCAGAGATCGCGGAAGGAGAGGCGCGCGCCTTCGATTCCGGGATGTGGCAAAACCTGATCGCCGGCGTCCCCGCTCAGGTCGACAACGTCGCGGCGTTGGCACGGGCCGCCTGACACAGGCGTGTGTCGTTTGTCCATTTTATTGCGAAGAAATGACACTGCGTTGAACTGGGGGCGTTACTGGAGCCAACCCGGCTTCGGCAACGCCCCTTGTCGGGGCATTTTGACCTGAAAGATGGCCCCACCCGTCGGGATCCCGCCTGGGTTGTCTCAACGGTCATCAGGCCAGCCTTGTTGATGGGTCAGCTCTTGCCCTTGTCGCCATCCTTCAAGTTCAGAAGCGCAACGCCACTATTGCCCAATTCAACCGATGCGAATGGACCACCGTGACGCATGTTGCCGGGGTCCTTCGGGTCGAGCGGACCGGCCTCGGCATAGATTTCCTTGGCGAACTGTTCGGCATTGTCCTTGGGGCGATATCCCAGATGCTGAGCCTTGGCGTTGTCGACCGGGGCGCGATCATTGTTGGAGACGCCGTAGACGACGGAAAAGCCGGTGACGGGCGTGTCGATGGCGCGCTCCACCAACTGGATGAGATCATCATAGCTGAGCCAGCTGCCAACTGCGCGGGGATTGGAAACCTGGGCGCAGGAGAGAATCCGCATGCAGACTGATTCCAGTCCGCGCTTGTCCCAGTAAAGGCTCGCCAGATCCTCGGCAAAGCACTTGGCCAGACCATAGAAGGTATCGGGCCGGTGCGGCGCATCGATGCCGATAAAATCAGTCTTCTTGTGCATGCCGACCGCGTGGATCGAGGAGGCGTAAACCACACGGCGCAAGCCATTGCGATGCGCGGCTTCCCAGATGTTGTAGGCGCCGATGAAATTCGGACCAAGCAGCTTCTCAAACGGAGCCTCGTCGCAGACAGCGCCGAAATGAACCACCATGTCGGCGCCTTCCAGCAGTGCCACCATGGCGTCCAGGTCCTGCAGGTCTGCCTTCACATAGCTTTCGCCCGGATACAGATTGTCTATGCCTTCGGCCAGATCAGTGGAGACGAGCTCATCACAGAGCTTTGAGAGTGGCTCGCGCAGGTAAGAGCCAAGGCGGCCGGCGGCACCGGTCAGGACGAGTTTCTTCATGTTAAATCTCCGCAAGTTTCGTGAAATGTCAATTGCGTCACCACGGCAGGGCTGCGGTGACGGGATTTGGCGAGCAATATCAGATGATGGCCTTTTCGACGATCGAGCGGCCCGCCTGAATACGATCGAAACTGAACTGCGTCAGATCCAGTGTGCGATACTCACCATAGGTGAGCCATTCCGCGGTGCCGCGTCCCATGGCAGGCGACTGCTGCAATCCGTGACCGGAAAAGCCGTTGAGGAAAATGAAATTCTGCAACTCCGGATGCGGCCCCGTGATCGCGTTCTGGTCGAAGGTGTTGTAGGCGTAATGCCCGGTCCATTCCGACTGCACCTTGATCGCCTCGAATTGCGGAATCCGCGTCGCCACAATCGGCCAGACATGGGATTCCCACAAGGAATGATCCATTGAGAAGTCGTCATAATCGACAGCCGGATCTATCTCGGAATGGGCGCCGCACTGGTATGTGCCGCCACCGATTTCACGCACATGAACGCCGGAAGGGTCGATGGTCAATGGAAGATCTCGATCAAGCGGCTTTTCAGCCTTGAATATCCAAGTGTAACGCTTGCGCGGCTCGACCGGCACCTCGATGCCCGCCATCCGAGCCGTTCGCGCCGCGCGCGGTCCCGAGGCATTGACCAGTTGATCACAGGCGATGACCTCGCCTGATTTCAGCGTGACGCTTTCGACACGGGTGCCTGCGGCGTTGCGGTTGATCGCCATCACCTCGTTCTCGACATATTCCACGCCGCGCTCGCGCGATTGCCGGCGCCACCAGTCAAACACCGCGCTTCCATCCCAGTAACCTTCATCGACCAGATTGATCGAGCCCAGAACGATGTCGTCAAGATTGTAGAAAGGATAGGCCGCGGCGATCTCTTCTGCCGACATCAGTTGCGTGGCTGCACCAGCAGCGAGCTGGACTTTCTGATTTTGACGCAGAACATCGGCGAAGGCGTCATTGTCGGCCAGGTACATGTAGCCGAAAGAATGAATCGAAAGTTCAGGAACACGGACATCACCGCCCATGTAGGTGCGCAGATTTTTGACGAAATCGGCGGCGAACTGGCTGATACGGACGTTGAGTTCAGCAGAGAATTGCTGGCGCATGCAACTGTTGGTGTGAGCCGTCGAGCAGGACTGATAACTGGTGTCACGTTCGACCACCAGGACCTTGCCGTTGAAGTCCTTGTTATCGGTCAGGAACCAGGCGGTCGATGCGCCCATGATTGCGCCGCCGACGATGACGACATCATAAGATGTATGTTTTGGTGCTTCCGTCTTGCCGGCCATTACAATTCCTTCCCTTTGCTGACAGCCGCCGCAACGGCTTCGTTATCATGTTGGCTCTGACCGGAATCGCAAGCGATGCTTTTTGCCGAGATTTGGCCGTAGGCGAGGTCGTGCCTGACAGCGCTTTGGTGCCAATTAATGTACCGCCATAACCTGCGGCGGCGGGGATTACCATAACCACAGCGCGCCCTTGAGGCACAAAATGCTCGGCCTGCCCGGCAGCGTGTTTCATTGCCCTTGCCAACCGCGGCAGACCGGCTTTTTGAGCAAGAAACATGACGGGTGAAATTGTCTGAAATATTTCAGCAGGTTTTTCTGGGGTTCATCACTACGCGTCGTTCCGACGCGTAGCCGGTCTTTCCGCAAGCCTTGCTGATCAGGCCGCTTCGGCTCTGGCGTCGGCTGTCGTGATCTGCGCAGTCAATGCGACGATCTGAGCCGCCGCATCTGCGGCTTCGCGCCCCTTTTGCACAAAATGCCTGGTAAAAAAGGCTTCATGCTCGCCCTTGGGCTGGAAGTGGTGCGGCGTAAGCGAGACGGAGAACACCGGCACTTCGGTCTTCAACTGAACATCCATCAACCCAGTGACCACCGCCTGGGCGACGAAATCATGCCGGTAGATGCCGCCGTCAACGACAAGAGCAGCTGCAACAATCGCATCATAGTCGCCTGTCCTGGCCAGTTTTTGCGCCAGCAGCGGCATTTCAAACGCGCCGGGCACATCAAAGCTGACCACCTCGGCATCGAGACCGAGCTCACCAACCCGCGCCAAGAAACCGGCATAGGCCTGATCAACGATATCGGCGTGCCAGCGTGCTTTGATGAAAGCGAATTTTAGGGATTTTGTCATTGCTCGGATCCTTTCATAAATGACAAGATCCCAGAGCGCACGAGCGTTCGGAACAGGTTTGACGACCTGTTGCCTCACGTCCCATTCTCTACCATCCGGACTATACCGTCGGCTCCGGAATTACACCGGATCTGCTGACCTTTCAGACCCTGAAAGCGCTCGCGGGCTATACCGCCGGTGGGGAATTTCACCCCGCCCTGAGAATGCTGATTTGTTAACTTATCGACACCTGCGCGTCAACGCAGTTTTGCCGCAAGGAAAAAGGTCGGCCGAGAATCAGATTTGGTCAAACCCGGGGAGTTCAAGATCAAACGATCAACTCGTGTCCGGATTGATCAACGGCACGGACTGATGCTCCAGGGAACTGAAGCGCCAGATCGCGCAGTGCAGCTGAATTCAGCATGACCCCGGCTGTGGAGAGGCCATCGGCAATTGCCGCCGAGGAGTGAATGATGCTAACCCGCCGCCAGGCTGACGTGGCAGGCAAGCCGGTGACCGGATTGAGAATGTGTCCGGCCTGACCTGCACCAAACATGGTTCCCGTCGCACTGGAGGTCGCAACCGCTTTGTCCCGCAAATAGACCGTTGCGTCGGGCTGACCGTCTTCATGGTCTGCAAGGCCGACCGGCCAGTCTCCGCCAACTGGCGAACCTCCCACCGCGGCAATCTCACCGACCGAAACAAGCCCTGCCTCAAGACCGTTGGACACCAGCAGTTTGACTATCCTGTCGGTGATGAAGCCTTGCGCAATCCCGTTGAGCGTCAGGCTGCCACCCGGCGCGAGCTCGATGCGATCCAGTGAGATCCGGACCTTGGACCAGCCGACCATTGCCCGGGCGGCCTTGATGACCTCCCGATCCGGTGCGCCGCCGGCACGAGCATAGGCCATCCACAAAGGCTGAACACTTGGATCGAACAACCCGCCGCTAGCCTGATGAATCGCCGAGACCAGAGACATCAGCTCGACCATATCGGCCTCGGGCTGATGCAGGGCACCGGTCGCGTTGAGCCGAGCTAGAGCGCTGTCGGTTCGGTACAGGCTGAAGATCTGCTCCAGCCGTTCGATCTCGGCGCGCGCAACGGCAAGCAGCTCTTCAGCCTCGCGTGACGGCAATCCTACCAGTCGAAGATCGGCATGCGCGCCAAGTGCGACACCCTGCCAGCGTGCGCCGGGAAACGAAGCGGAAAATGCACTGTTGGCAGTGAGCATGCAGCCTGCGGTGATGCCAATGAAACGGCGGCGACTGATCGTCATTGGATCGCTCCTGTAACCGGATTGTTTGATTGCTGGTCGAGACCGACGGGGCCCAGAACATAGGCGTCGGGGATGCCGGCAAGCCGGACCACCATACCGCCATTTTCACCGACGAAAGCGGACGCTGATTGCTCGCTGCCGAAAGGGATGACCTCGGGCGTGCCCATTCCGCCGGTCTTGCGGGACTCGATCACGAACCAGGCCTGCTGCGCGTC is a window from the Hoeflea sp. IMCC20628 genome containing:
- a CDS encoding SRPBCC family protein, with the translated sequence MTLVLSHSVLCKAEPWQVFSIIAKPEDWPTLFEPCLAVDVVERANGIERICVTAKVNGEPRTWQSRRVVDHAELKIDAEMIAPLTLVAAMRTRWRIYGVGDRETLLVLEHDCDLATRVDGLVAGVETPAEAENWIRTAIDTNSATELENIRQHAEGSAGSTPGGDGLYRTSHMAICDAPADLVFPFVSDPSQWPRLFKACLSVEILPSDNKWQIAKIHADQEGRAVSWTTRRRVDVEALVVDYELLDPMPYTAAMSGRWRVVPLGPERCLLAVDRAWSIADPVAPLRGDITSIEDAAAFIARFVETNAKREMEVIAALAGDHTAGTLFIETEIDVEASADEIYHALANAAAWPSFAPHCRSLNVVYDDGVYQELLFEIETPTGAPEVFRSFRVCDRVNRRISFVQVEPPRTLERQHGGWSVEATPTGSQVTCRHYATPQRSVLAEVTGETTESGQDEAMRKMIEANSRAIVTACAAQIQARRKEQAA
- a CDS encoding alpha/beta hydrolase, whose translation is MNTRVRPPRISSTILDRVGYFLPRLLFANARIAPQLHWGDITRALDGFAPDLVDPASAAFWNEWRRRFSAVGESYETLADTSTCGAGRAAALRSASAAYHFAEFMFFEDAAIKTTLRLAVRRCFTAAMANSQTPFESWIVKAGGDEVQVFLFLPQESRQSAKLPCVLLSNGLDSMTEIEILSIGEHLLDRGIAILLFEGPGQGLDLGIRPLRIDMEAVVADLVSKLDNSFDMDRIGFFGVSFGGYFALRMAETLPKTFRAIVNLSGGPAIAPFSGLPRRLKQDFAFAFGSHDVHDLQSRFDDLQLSGGRVANGPNVLSIHGRLDDIFPVDALETYASAQGDRHELRIFEAEAHVCMNHLHPNLIRASNWMVQTLDPKGMIGR
- a CDS encoding helix-turn-helix transcriptional regulator, with translation MHRTSFLAGIRAANDPAELRKVIADVGTAFGFDDFAYASWPSNWRNYSTPDTISSCHNSSTFRFEECVAASADDGFVAEAMDTILPILWNYKTDRHRGPLTKEFSRQGFREVWAKSERDSHNNRGLVCFLRSRTALDRPEMLHEEELVWMSYLIHLHGGEIFAPKRQANLTKELSAREREVLRWTAEGKTSEEISSILAISKNTVNFHVKNAAQKLGCVNKTASVVTAMTLGLL
- a CDS encoding SRPBCC family protein translates to MSSSSKTVRFVASHTNTFEASSSDVWAVWSDVSKWHALDAGNGKATIQGPFAPGSVVTLGLKGGDSVEVVLTSVQENEEFTDETTLPSGVVRTRHSMEQNGKNLILTYAVEAEIAEGEARAFDSGMWQNLIAGVPAQVDNVAALARAA
- a CDS encoding NAD(P)-dependent oxidoreductase translates to MKKLVLTGAAGRLGSYLREPLSKLCDELVSTDLAEGIDNLYPGESYVKADLQDLDAMVALLEGADMVVHFGAVCDEAPFEKLLGPNFIGAYNIWEAAHRNGLRRVVYASSIHAVGMHKKTDFIGIDAPHRPDTFYGLAKCFAEDLASLYWDKRGLESVCMRILSCAQVSNPRAVGSWLSYDDLIQLVERAIDTPVTGFSVVYGVSNNDRAPVDNAKAQHLGYRPKDNAEQFAKEIYAEAGPLDPKDPGNMRHGGPFASVELGNSGVALLNLKDGDKGKS
- a CDS encoding FAD-binding oxidoreductase; translation: MAGKTEAPKHTSYDVVIVGGAIMGASTAWFLTDNKDFNGKVLVVERDTSYQSCSTAHTNSCMRQQFSAELNVRISQFAADFVKNLRTYMGGDVRVPELSIHSFGYMYLADNDAFADVLRQNQKVQLAAGAATQLMSAEEIAAAYPFYNLDDIVLGSINLVDEGYWDGSAVFDWWRRQSRERGVEYVENEVMAINRNAAGTRVESVTLKSGEVIACDQLVNASGPRAARTARMAGIEVPVEPRKRYTWIFKAEKPLDRDLPLTIDPSGVHVREIGGGTYQCGAHSEIDPAVDYDDFSMDHSLWESHVWPIVATRIPQFEAIKVQSEWTGHYAYNTFDQNAITGPHPELQNFIFLNGFSGHGLQQSPAMGRGTAEWLTYGEYRTLDLTQFSFDRIQAGRSIVEKAII
- a CDS encoding 6,7-dimethyl-8-ribityllumazine synthase, which translates into the protein MTKSLKFAFIKARWHADIVDQAYAGFLARVGELGLDAEVVSFDVPGAFEMPLLAQKLARTGDYDAIVAAALVVDGGIYRHDFVAQAVVTGLMDVQLKTEVPVFSVSLTPHHFQPKGEHEAFFTRHFVQKGREAADAAAQIVALTAQITTADARAEAA
- a CDS encoding FAD:protein FMN transferase is translated as MTISRRRFIGITAGCMLTANSAFSASFPGARWQGVALGAHADLRLVGLPSREAEELLAVARAEIERLEQIFSLYRTDSALARLNATGALHQPEADMVELMSLVSAIHQASGGLFDPSVQPLWMAYARAGGAPDREVIKAARAMVGWSKVRISLDRIELAPGGSLTLNGIAQGFITDRIVKLLVSNGLEAGLVSVGEIAAVGGSPVGGDWPVGLADHEDGQPDATVYLRDKAVATSSATGTMFGAGQAGHILNPVTGLPATSAWRRVSIIHSSAAIADGLSTAGVMLNSAALRDLALQFPGASVRAVDQSGHELIV